A region from the Peromyscus leucopus breed LL Stock chromosome 9, UCI_PerLeu_2.1, whole genome shotgun sequence genome encodes:
- the LOC114708693 gene encoding LOW QUALITY PROTEIN: myosin-6-like (The sequence of the model RefSeq protein was modified relative to this genomic sequence to represent the inferred CDS: substituted 1 base at 1 genomic stop codon) — translation MTDAQMADFGAAAQYLRKSEKERLEAQTRPFDIRTECFVPDDKEEYVKAKIVSREGGKVTAETENGKTVTIKEDQVMQQNPPKFDKIEDMAMLTFLHEPAVLYNLKERYAAWMIYTYSGLFCVTVNPYKWLPVYNAEVVAAYRGKKRSEAPPHIFSISDNAYQYMLTDRENQSILITGESGAGKTVNTKRVIQYFASIAAIGDRSKKDNPNANKGTLEDQIIQANPALEAFGNAKTVRNDNSSRFGKFIRIHFGATGKLASADIETYLLEKSRVIFQLKAERNYHIFYQILSNKKPELLDMLLVTNNPYDYAFVSQGEVSVASIDDSEELLATDSAFDVLSFTAEEKAGVYKLTGAIMHYGNMKFKQKQREEQAEPDGTEDADKSAYLMGLNSADLLKGLCHPRVKVGNEYVTKGQSVQQVYYSIGALAKSVYEKMFNWMVTRINATLETKQPRQYFIGVLDIAGFEIFDFNSFEQLCINFTNEKLQQFFNHHMFVLEQEEYKKEGIEWEFIDFGMDLQACIDLIEKPMGIMSILEEECMFPKASDMTFKAKLYDNHLGKSNNFQKPRNVKGKQEAHFSLVHYAGTVDYNIMGWLEKNKDPLNETVVGLYQKSSLKLMATLFSTYASADAGDSGKGKGGKKKGSSFQTVSALHRENLNKLMTNLRTTHPHFVRCIIPNERKAPGEGXWTTPLVMHQLRCNGVLEGIRICRKGFPNRILYGDFRQRYRILNPAAIPEGQFIDSRKGAEKLLGSLDIDHNQYKFGHTKVFFKAGLLGLLEEMRDERLSRIITRIQAQARGQLMRIEFKKIVERRDALLVIQWNIRAFMGVKNWPWMKLYFKIKPLLKSAETEKEMANMKEEFGRVKESLEKSEARRKELEEKMVSLLQEKNDLQLQVQAEQDNLNDAEERCDQLIKNKIQLEAKVKEMTERLEDEEEMNAELTAKKRKLEDECSELKKDIDDLELTLAKVEKEKHATENKVKNLTEEMAGLDEIIAKLTKEKKALQEAHQQALDDLQAEEDKVNTLTKSKVKLEQQVDDLEGSLEQEKKVRMDLERAKRKLEGDLKLTQESIMDLENDKLQLEEKLKKKEFDINQQNSKIEDEQALALQLQKKLKENQARIEELEEELEAERTARAKVEKLRSDLSRELEEISERLEEAGGATSVQIEMNKKREAEFQKMRRDLEEATLQHEATAAALRKKHADSVAELGEQIDNLQRVKQKLEKEKSEFKLELDDVTSNMEQIIKAKANLEKVSRTLEDQANEYRVKLEESQRSLNDFTTQRAKLQTENGELARQLEEKEALISQLTRGKLSYTQQMEDLKRQLEEEGKAKNALAHALQSARHDCDLLREQYEEEMEAKAELQRVLSKANSEVAQWRTKYETDAIQRTEELEEAKKKLAQRLQDAEEAVEAVNAKCSSLEKTKHRLQNEIEDLMVDVERSNAAAAALDKKQRNFDKILAEWKQKYEESQSELESSQKEARSLSTELFKLKNAYEESLEHLETFKRENKNLQEEISDLTEQLGEGGKNVHELEKIRKQLEVEKLELQSALEEAEASLEHEEGKILRAQLEFNQIKAEIERKLAEKDEEMEQAKRNHLRVVDSLQTSLDAETRSRNEALRVKKKMEGDLNEMEIQLSQANRIASEAQKHLKNSQAHLKDTQLQLDDALHANDDLKENIAIVERRNTLLQAELEELRAVVEQTERSRKLAEQELIETSERVQLLHSQNTSLINQKKKMDADLSQLQTEVEEAVQECRNAEEKAKKAITDAAMMAEELKKEQDTSAHLERMKKNMEQTIKDLQHRLDEAEQIALKGGKKQLQKLEARVRELENELEAEQKRNAESVKGMRKSERRIKELTYQTEEDKKNLLRLQDLVDKLQLKVKAYKRQAEEAEEQANTNLSKFRKVQHELDEAEERADIAESQVNKLRAKSRDIGAKQKMHDEE, via the exons ATGACGGATGCCCAGATGGCTGACTTTGGGGCAGCGGCCCAGTACCTCCGCAAGTCCGAGAAGGAGCGCCTGGAGGCCCAGACTCGGCCCTTTGACATCCGCACAGAGTGCTTCGTGCCTGACGACAAGGAGGAGTATGTCAAGGCCAAGATCGTGTCCCGGGAGGGTGGCAAGGTCACGGCCGAGACTGAAAATggcaag ACAGTGACCATAAAAGAGGACCAGGTGATGCAGCAGAACCCGCCCAAGTTCGACAAGATCGAGGACATGGCCATGCTCACCTTCCTGCACGAACCCGCAGTGCTGTACAACCTCAAGGAGCGCTACGCAGCCTGGATGATCTAC ACCTACTCAGGCCTCTTCTGCGTCACCGTCAACCCCTACAAGTGGCTGCCGGTGTACAACGCTGAAGTGGTGGCTGCCTACCGGGGCAAGAAGAGGAGTGAGGCCCCGCCCCACATCTTCTCCATCTCTGATAACGCCTATCAGTACATGCTGACCG atCGGGAGAACCAGTCCATCCTCATCAC TGGAGAATCCGGCGCAGGGAAGACTGTGAACACGAAGCGTGTCATCCAGTACTTTGCCAGCATTGCGGCCATAGGGGACCGTAGCAAGAAGGACAATCCCAATGCGAACAAG GGCACCCTGGAGGACCAGATTATCCAGGCTAACCCCGCTCTGGAGGCCTTCGGCAACGCCAAGACCGTCAGGAATGACAACTCCTCCAGATTC GGGAAGTTCATCAGGATCCACTTCGGAGCCACTGGGAAGCTGGCTTCTGCAGACATAGAGACCT ACCTTCTGGAGAAGTCTCGGGTGATCTTCCAGCTCAAGGCTGAGAGGAACTACCACATCTTCTACCAGATCCTGTCCAACAAGAAGCCGGAGCTGCTGG ACATGCTGCTGGTCACCAACAACCCCTACGACTACGCCTTCGTGTCTCAGGGAGAGGTGTCTGTGGCCTCCATTGATGACTCCGAGGAGCTTTTGGCCACTGAT AGCGCCTTTGACGTGCTGAGCTTCACGGCAGAGGAGAAGGCGGGTGTCTACAAGCTGACGGGCGCCATCATGCACTATGGAAACATGAAGTTCAAGCAGAAGCAGCGGGAAGAACAGGCGGAGCCGGACGGCACCGAAG ATGCCGACAAGTCCGCCTACCTCATGGGACTGAACTCAGCCGACCTGCTCAAGGGGCTGTGCCACCCTCGGGTCAAAGTGGGCAACGAGTATGTCACCAAGGGGCAGAGTGTCCAGCAGGTGTACTACTCCATCGGGGCACTGGCCAAGTCAGTGTACGAGAAGATGTTCAACTGGATGGTGACCCGCATCAACGCAACCCTGGAGACCAAGCAGCCACGCCAGTACTTCATAGGTGTCCTGGACATCGCCGGCTTTGAGATCTTTGAT TTCAACAGCTTCGAGCAGCTGTGCATCAACTTCACCAACGAGAAGCTGCAGCAGTTCTTCAATCACCACATGTTcgtgctggagcaggaggagtACAAGAAGGAGGGCATCGAGTGGGAGTTCATCGACTTCGGGATGGACCTGCAGGCCTGCATCGACCTCATTGAGAAG CCCATGGGCATCATGTCCATCCTGGAGGAGGAGTGCATGTTCCCCAAGGCCTCAGACATGACCTTCAAGGCCAAGCTGTATGACAACCACCTGGGCAAGTCCAACAACTTCCAGAAGCCTCGCAACGTCAAGGGGAAGCAGGAAGCCCACTTCTCGTTGGTGCACTATGCGGGCACTGTGGACTACAACATCATGGGCTGGCTGGAAAAGAACAAGGACCCCCTCAATGAGACCGTGGTGGGCTTGTACCAAAAGTCCTCCCTCAAGCTCATGGCCACACTCTTCTCCACCTATGCTTCTGCTGATGCTG GCGACAGTGGTAAAGGCAAGGGAGGCAAGAAGAAAGGTTCATCCTTCCAGACAGTGTCTGCTCTCCACCGG GAAAATCTGAACAAGCTGATGACAAACCTGAGGACCACACACCCTCACTTTGTGCGCTGCATCATCCCCAATGAGCGGAAGGCTCCAGGTGA GGGGTGATGGACAACCCCCCTGGTCATGCACCAGCTGAGGTGCAACGGGGTGCTGGAGGGCATCCGCATCTGCAGGAAGGGCTTCCCCAACCGAATTCTTTACGGGGACTTCCGCCAGAG GTACCGCATCCTGAACCCAGCAGCCATCCCTGAGGGCCAATTCATTGACAGCAGGAAAGGGGCCGAGAAGCTGCTGGGCTCCCTGGACATTGACCACAACCAGTACAAGTTTGGCCACACCAAG GTGTTCTTCAAGGCggggctgctggggctgctggagGAGATGCGTGATGAGAGGCTGAGCCGCATCATCACCAGAATCCAGGCTCAGGCCCGAGGCCAGCTCATGCGCATTGAGTTCAAGAAGATAGTGGAACGCAG GGATGCCCTGCTGGTAATCCAGTGGAACATCCGGGCCTTCATGGGGGTCAAGAATTGGCCATGGATGAAGCTCTACTTCAAGATCAAGCCACTGCTGAAGAGCGCAGAGACGGAGAAGGAGATGGCCAACATGAAGGAAGAGTTTGGGCGAGTCAAAGAATCACTGGAGAAATCTGAGGCTCGGCGCAAGGAGCTGGAGGAGAAGATGGTGTCCCTGCTGCAGGAGAAGAATGACCTGCAGCTCCAAGTGCAGGCG gaaCAAGACAACCTCAATGATGCCGAGGAGCGCTGCGACCAGCTGATTAAGAACAAGATCCAGCTGGAGGCCAAGGTGAAGGAGATGACCGAGAGGCTGGAGGACGAGGAGGAGATGAACGCAGAGCTCACTGCCAAGAAACGCAAGCTGGAGGATGAGTGCTCGGAGCTCAAGAAGGACATTGATGACCTGGAGCTGACACTGGCCAAGGTGGAGAAGGAGAAGCATGCCACAGAGAACAAG gTTAAAAATCTAACAGAGGAGATGGCTGGGCTGGATGAGATCATCGCCAAGCTGACCAAGGAGAAGAAAGCTCTGCAAGAGGCCCACCAGCAGGCCCTGGATGACCTTCAGGCCGAGGAAGACAAGGTCAACACTCTGACCAAGTCCAAAGTCAAGTTGGAGCAGCAGGTGGATGAT CTGGAGGGATCCCTGGAGCAGGAGAAGAAGGTGCGCATGGACCTGGAGCGAGCAAAGCGGAAGCTGGAGGGTGACCTGAAGCTGACCCAGGAGAGCATCATGGACCTGGAGAATGACAAGCTTCAGCTGGAAGAAAAACTCAAGAA GAAAGAGTTCGACATTAATCAGCAGAACAGTAAAATTGAGGATGAGCAGGCCTTGGCTCTTCAGCTGcagaagaaactgaaggaaaACCAG GCCCGCAtcgaggagctggaggaggaactGGAGGCCGAGCGCACAGCCAGGGCCAAGGTGGAGAAGCTGCGCTCAGACCTGTCCCGAGAGCTGGAGGAGATCAGCgagaggctggaggaggccgGAGGGGCCACGTCCGTGCAGATCGAGATGAACAAGAAGCGCGAGGCCGAGTTCCAGAAGATGCGGCGGGACCTGGAGGAGGCCACCCTGCAGCACGAGGCCACAGCCGCGGCCCTGCGCAAGAAGCACGCCGACAGTGTGGCCGAGCTGGGGGAGCAGATCGACAACCTGCAGCGAGTGAAGCAGAagctggagaaggagaagagcGAGTTCAAGCTGGAGCTGGATGACGTCACCTCCAACATGGAGCAGATCATCAAGGCCAAG GCAAACCTGGAGAAAGTGTCTCGGACCCTGGAGGACCAGGCCAATGAATACCGAGTAAAGCTGGAGGAATCCCAGCGCTCGCTCAATGACTTCACCACTCAGCGAGCCAAGCTGCAGACGGAGAATG GAGAGCTGGCGAGGCAGCTGGAAGAGAAGGAGGCGCTGATTTCCCAGCTGACCCGAGGCAAGCTCTCCTACACCCAGCAGATGGAGGACCTCAAGAggcagctggaggaggaaggCAAG GCCAAGAATGCCCTGGCCCACGCACTGCAGTCAGCCCGGCATGATTGTGACCTGCTGCGGGAACAGtatgaggaggaaatggaggccaAGGCCGAGCTACAGCGTGTCCTGTCCAAGGCCAACTCAGAGGTGGCCCAGTGGAGGACCAAGTATGAGACGGACGCCATCCAGAGGACCgaggagctggaggaagccaA gaagaagctggcccAGCGGCTTCAGGATGCAGAGGAGGCCGTGGAGGCCGTCAATGCCAAGTGCTCCTCCCTGGAGAAGACCAAGCACAGGCTGCAGAACGAGATCGAGGACCTGATGGTGGACGTGGAGCGCTCCAATGCTGCCGCCGCTGCCCTGGACAAGAAGCAGAGGAACTTCGACAAG ATCCTGGCAGAGTGGAAGCAGAAGTATGAGGAGTCCCAGTCAGAGCTGGAGTCGTCCCAGAAGGAGGCGCGCTCCCTGAGCACAGAGCTCTTCAAGCTCAAGAATGCCTATGAGGAGTCATTGGAGCACCTGGAGACCTttaagagggagaacaagaaccTTCAGG aggAGATCTCAGACCTGACTGAGCAGCTGGGAGAAGGGGGGAAAAATGTGCACGAGCTGGAGAAGATCCGCAAGCAGCTGGAGGTGGAGAAACTGGAGCTGCAGTCGGCCCtggaggaggctgag GCCTCCCTGGAGCATGAGGAGGGCAAGATCCTCCGCGCCCAGCTGGAGTTCAACCAGATCAAGGCAGAGATCGAAAGGAAGCTGGCAGAGAAGGACGAGGAGATGGAGCAGGCCAAGCGCAACCACCTGCGGGTGGTGGACTCCCTGCAGACCTCCCTGGATGCAGAGACGCGCAGCCGCAATGAGGCCCTGCGGGTGAAGAAGAAGATGGAGGGCGACCTCAATGAGATGGAGATCCAGCTCAGTCAGGCCAATAGAATAGCCTCAGAGGCCCAGAAGCACCTGAAGAATTCCCAAGCCCACTTGAAG GACACACAGCTCCAGCTGGACGATGCCCTCCACGCCAATGACGACCTGAAGGAGAACATCGCCATCGTGGAGAGACGCAACACCCTGCtgcaggcagagctggaggagctgCGGGCTGTGGTGGAGCAGACCGAGCGATCCAGGAAGCTGGCAGAGCAGGAGCTGATTGAGACCAGTGAGCGGGTGCAGCTGCTGCACTCCCAG AACACCAGCCTCATCAACCAGAAGAAGAAGATGGACGCAGACCTGTCCCAGCTCCAGACTGAGGTGGAAGAGGCCGTGCAGGAGTGTAGGAACGCAGAGGAGAAGGCCAAGAAGGCCATCACAGAT GCCGCCATGATGGCGGAGGAGCTGAAGAAGGAGCAGGACACCAGCGCCCACCTGGAGCGCATGAAGAAGAACATGGAGCAGACCATCAAGGACCTGCAGCACCGGCTGGACGAAGCAGAGCAGATCGCCCTCAAGGGCGGCAAGAAGCAGCTGCAGAAGCTGGAGGCCCGGGTTCGGGAGCTGGAGAACGAGCTGGAGGCTGAGCAGAAGCGCAATGCGGAGTCCGTGAAGGGCATGAGGAAGAGTGAGCGCCGCATCAAGGAGCTCACCTACCAG ACCGAGGAGGACAAGAAGAACCTGCTGAGGCTGCAGGACCTGGTGGACAAGCTGCAGCTGAAGGTGAAGGCCTACAAGCGCCAGGCTGAGGAGGCG GAGGAGCAGGCCAACACCAATTTGTCCAAGTTCCGCAAGGTGCAGCATGAGCTGgatgaggcagaggagagggcagACATCGCCGAGTCCCAGGTCAACAAGCTGCGGGCCAAGAGCCGTGACATTGGTGCCAAG CAGAAAATGCATGATGAGGAATGA
- the Cmtm5 gene encoding CKLF-like MARVEL transmembrane domain-containing protein 5 isoform X1 has product MFSAWDRRERPPEEGAAAGLQGFGVDKTFLSSLKGILLETELALTFIIFICFTASISAYMAAALLEFFITLAFLFLYATQYYQRFDRLNWPCLDFLRCISAIIIFLVVSFAAVTSREGAAIAAFVFGIILVSVFAYDAFKIYRTELMPRTTEGDQQ; this is encoded by the exons ATGTTCAGTGCTTGGGATCGCCGGGAGCGGCCCCCAGAGGAAGGAGCAGCCGCAGGGCTCCAGGGCTTCGGTGTGGACAAGACCTTCCTGTCTTCCCTCAAAGGCATCCTGCTGGAAACTGAGCTG GCCCTGACCTTCATCATCTTCATTTGCTTCACGGCCTCCATCTCCGCCTACATGGCTGCCGCGCTGCTGGAGTTCTTCATCACGCtcgccttcctcttcctctatgCCACCCAGTACTACCAGCGCTTCGATAGGCTTAACTGGCCTTGTCTG gACTTCCTACGCTGCATCAGCGCCATCATCATCTTCCTGGTGGTCTCCTTTGCTGCTGTGACCTCGAGGGAGGGGGCCGCCATTGCTGCTTTT GTTTTTGGCATCATCCTGGTCTCTGTCTTTGCCTACGATGCATTCAAGATCTACCGAACTGAGTTGATGCCCAGGACCACTGAGG GGGACCAGCAGTGA
- the Cmtm5 gene encoding CKLF-like MARVEL transmembrane domain-containing protein 5 isoform X2, producing MFSAWDRRERPPEEGAAAGLQGFGVDKTFLSSLKGILLETELALTFIIFICFTASISAYMAAALLEFFITLAFLFLYATQYYQRFDRLNWPCLVFGIILVSVFAYDAFKIYRTELMPRTTEGDQQ from the exons ATGTTCAGTGCTTGGGATCGCCGGGAGCGGCCCCCAGAGGAAGGAGCAGCCGCAGGGCTCCAGGGCTTCGGTGTGGACAAGACCTTCCTGTCTTCCCTCAAAGGCATCCTGCTGGAAACTGAGCTG GCCCTGACCTTCATCATCTTCATTTGCTTCACGGCCTCCATCTCCGCCTACATGGCTGCCGCGCTGCTGGAGTTCTTCATCACGCtcgccttcctcttcctctatgCCACCCAGTACTACCAGCGCTTCGATAGGCTTAACTGGCCTTGTCTG GTTTTTGGCATCATCCTGGTCTCTGTCTTTGCCTACGATGCATTCAAGATCTACCGAACTGAGTTGATGCCCAGGACCACTGAGG GGGACCAGCAGTGA
- the Il25 gene encoding interleukin-25 → MYQVAAFLAMIVGTHIISSETRNDCSHWPSCCPSKEQDSTQELLTWNPASTSPPEPLSLTYHPESCKASRDGPLNRRAISPWSYELDRDLNRVPQDLYHAKCLCPHCVSLRTGSRMDLMGNSVPLYHNQTVFYRRPCHGQQGCHHGYCLERRLYRVSLACVCVRPRAMAA, encoded by the exons ATGTACCAG GTTGCTGCATTCTTGGCTATGATTGTGGGAACCCACATCATCAGTTCGGAGACCCGGAATGACTGTAGTCATTGGCCCAGCTGCTGCCCCAGCAAAGAACAAGATTCCACTCAGGAGTTGCTGACGTGGAACCCTGCATCTACGTCTCCCCCAGAGCCTCTGAGTCTCACCTACCACCCAGAATCCTGCAAGGCCAGCAGGGATGGACCCCTCAACAGGAGGGCCATCTCTCCTTGGAGCTATGA GTTGGACAGGGACTTGAACCGGGTCCCCCAGGATCTGTACCACGCAAAATGCCTGTGCCCACACTGTGTCAGCCTACGGACAGGCTCCCGCATGGACCTGATGGGCAACTCAGTACCCCTCTACCACAACCAGACGGTCTTCTACCGGCGGCCGTGCCACGGACAGCAGGGTTGCCATCATGGCTACTGCCTGGAGCGCAGGCTCTACCGTGTCTCCTTGGCTTGCGTTTGTGTGCGGCCCCGCGCAATGGCGGCTTAA
- the Efs gene encoding embryonal Fyn-associated substrate encodes MAIATSAQLARALYDNTAESPQELSFRRGDVLRVLQGEGAGGLDGWCLCSLHGQQGIVPANRVKLLPAGPAPKPSLSPAPLPQPGSSCPTPERGSDEQEVYVVPPPARPCPASGPPARSCSPSPESIYKVPRVNGTQLTAPRDVLEVYDVPPNILRTPSNCPYDSPASFSCPLAPVAPQTPGEDEAPYDVPLALKPSAELEPDLEPDLEWEGGREPGPPLYAAPSNLKRASALLNLYEAPEELLANGESRDADEGIYDVPLLGPESPSPESPSPGAASSTDLDTVAQLLTKSPPPQHRPRLPSTESLSRRPLPALPVSEAPAPSPAPSPAPGRKGSIQDRPLPPPPPCLPGYGGLKPEGDPECREADDDPAGPHNEYEGIPMAEEYDYVHLKGVDKAQSSRPLEKAFPADPALLERGLPEQQEVLSPEEEPLVLSAGDLQLLHFYAGQCQGHYSALQAAVAALMASTQANQPPCLFVPHGKRVVVAAHRLVFVGDTLGRLAASASLRAQVGAAGTRLGQTLRATVLAVKGAALGYPSGTAVQEMARCVAELAGQALRFTTLLAGLLP; translated from the exons ATGGCCATTGCCACGTCG GCCCAGCTTGCCAGGGCTCTCTACGACAACACTGCGGAGTCCCCTCAGGAGCTGTCCTTCCGCCGAGGGGACGTCCTACGGGTACTCCAGGGGGAGGGTGCTGGCGGGCTGGACGGCTGGTGTCTTTGTTCCCTGCATGGCCAGCAGGGAATTGTGCCTGCAAACAGAGTCAAGCTCCTGCCTGCTGGCCCGGCACCCAAGCCCAGCCTCTCCCCAGCGCCTCTCCCCCAGCCTGGCTCATCATGTCCCACCCCAGAGCGTGGCAGTGACGAGCAGGAG GTGTATGTGGTACCACCACCAGCTCGACCCTGCCCTGCCTCGGGACCTCCAGCTAGATCCTGCTCACCCTCTCCCGAGTCCATCTACAAGGTCCCCAGAGTCAACGGGAcacagctgactgcccccagagATGTGTTAGAG GTCTACGATGTGCCTCCCAACATCCTCCGGACCCCCTCCAACTGTCCCTACGACTCCCCGGCTTCCTTTTCCTGTCCTCTGGCTCCCGTGGCCCCACAGACCCCTGGAGAGGATGAAGCTCCCTACGACGTGCCTCTGGCCTTGAAGCCGTCTGCCGAGCTGGAGCCAGATCTGGAGCCAGATCTGGAGTGGGAAGGGGGCCGGGAACCAGGGCCTCCCCTCTACGCTGCCCCTTCCAACCTGAAACGGGCCTCAGCTCTCCTCAACCTGTATGAAGCCCCCGAGGAACTCCTGGCCAACGGGGAGAGCAGGGACGCAGATGAAGGCATCTATGATGTGCCGCTGCTGGGGCCGGAGTCGCCGTCTCCAGAGTCACCCTCTCCAGGAGCGGCTTCCTCCACTGACCTGGACACTGTGGCCCAGCTCCTGACCAAAAGTCCTCCGCCCCAGCAcaggcccaggctgccctccaccGAGAGTCTGTCCCGCCGccctctgcctgccctgcctgtctCTGAGGCTCCCGCCCCTTCCCCGGCTCCCTCTCCTGCCCCAGGCCGGAAGGGCAGTATCCAGGAcaggcctctccctcctcccccaccctgcctgcCTGGTTATGGGGGCCTCAAACCTGAGGGAGATCCAGAGTGCAGGGAGGCAGACGATGATCCCGCGGGCCCTCACAACGAGTATGAAGGCATCCCGATGGCTGAGGAATATGACTATGTGCACCTCAAG GGTGTGGATAAAGCTCAGAGTTCTAGACCCCTGGAGAAAGCTTTCCCCGCGGATCCCGCATTGCTGGAGAGGGGGCTGCCGGAACAGCAG GAAGTCCTGTCCCCGGAGGAGGAGCCGCTGGTCCTGTCCGCGGGAGACCTACAGCTTCTGCATTTCTACGCAGGGCAATGCCAGGGCCACTACTCGGCCCTGCAGGCCGCCGTGGCAGCCCTCATGGCCAGTACCCAGGCTAACCAGCCGCCGTGCCTCTTCGTGCCCCACGGCAAGCGCGTGGTGGTGGCCGCCCACCGCCTGGTGTTCGTTGGGGACACCCTCGGCCGCCTGGCAGCCTCCGCGTCTCTCCGAGCACAGGTCGGGGCTGCAGGTACAAGGCTCGGCCAGACTTTGCGGGCCACTGTGCTTGCGGTCAAGGGGGCCGCCTTGGGCTACCCGTCTGGTACTGCAGTCCAAGAGATGGCGCGATGCGTGGCGGAGCTCGCGGGGCAGGCCCTGCGCTTCACCACCCTGCTCGCTGGCCTGCTCCCCTGA